In Scheffersomyces stipitis CBS 6054 chromosome 8, complete sequence, one DNA window encodes the following:
- the ACF4 gene encoding endo-1,3-beta-glucanase Daughter Specific Expression 4, which translates to MPQVPTTTTIIYIARVTPEVLPFESSEAISSTMRNPLALGGLYISKSLEYSIDTRTLTQGILLSTTLIANASESDFFSEYTTSTTVTFTSSVTNGTIPANAKVLTSTSEESSSYVSSSAEVIAQADTIALVSSYPVTSTSNSSSIATSAAQISSVRYTNSSKSGYSSYSSENSSYISQSLAYSSEVESSSLESSTISTSAAPQNVSTVSSSIISESSSSLSPVFFAFAAPVMALVTVSNANGFTGDIFQPISTAKTTLTFKRQNLPLALPAGATNDGQPYQTNKFYSNLFLGPQTDTVYAQPFNLAFVKSGYYGFGVQRTIASRRVFGTQNTNNPSSASYYFNPIHLNEMIVSATAFTSGIKMHVSVMRVMSVNVKLSTNGDISANYVEIPIVQGMGFVTSIYHGNLIPQINSGVGFSKLAQESSSTLNKANLLRYRATLFNGVQYLIYVKIPSGQSISSFKLSVSNNNKIVGSKAINGLIIQYAIAATAAHNTYYDEAAGMYPTQCNIKATGNGGTSADYQFNYVTSGKSISGRPVVFLYPHHVESLKSDTKSYNTGMTLTSTTKGDMKGYVINNINLSEKLNTNVQFLPWTQSVGSKAITYTAAQLKTIAAAANSELSVDIKTLVMSQNSNYYSGKVLDKFAYILFVVNDIIGDQKLAKSLLATLKDTFAQFRNNKQYYPLMYDTRYFGITSTCNNNGDTGADFGSGYYNDHHFHYGYFIHAAAIIGYVDKKYGGTWAKDQQPWVNALVRDVSNPSTSDPNFPVFRMYDWFSGHSWAAGLFASGDGKNEESSSEDYNFAYGLKLWGKVTGNKRMESTGDLMLAVSARAMNKYMLYTSTNKVEPSQILGNKVSGIFFENKIDYTTYFGSPDKNPEYVHGIHMLPITPASSLIRGPAYTKEEWNSQISKFLSKVNSGWTGILRLNQALFDPKSAWNFFSASSFKSSWLDNGQSRTWALAFSAGVMNASS; encoded by the exons ATGCCTCAAGTACCCACAACCACTACAATTATCTATATTGCCAGGGTTACACCAGAAGTTCTCCCTTTTGAATCTTCAGAAGCGATAAGTTCCACTATGAGAAATCCTCTTGCGCTTGGAGGATTGTACAtttccaagtctttggAATATTCCATAGACACGAGGACATTAACCCAAGGTATTCTTCTCTCAACTACTTTGATTGCAAATGCCTCGGAatctgatttcttcagcGAATATACTACTTCGACAACTGTAACTTTCACCAGTTCAGTGACAAACGGAACTATACCTGCTAACGCAAAGGTTTTAACCAGCACATCTGAAGAGCTGTCTAGTTacgtttcttcttctgctgaagttATTGCCCAAGCTGACACAATCGCTTTAGTATCTTCATATCCGGTCACTTCAACATCAAACTCATCTAGTATCGCAACATCAGCAGCTCAGATAAGTAGTGTAAGATACACCAATTCCTCAA AATCTGGCTATTCTTCTTACTCCTCTGAGAATAGTTCTTACATTTCACAGTCTTTAGCCTATAGCAGTGAAGTTGAgtcatcttcgttggaGCTGTCCACAATTTCTACTTCGGCTGCACCACAGAATGTTTCTACGGTCTCTTCCAGCATAATTTCAGaaagctcttcttctcttctgcCAGTTTTCTTTGCATTTGCAGCTCCAGTAATGGCTCTAGTTACTGTTTCAAATGCCAATGGTTTCACTGGAGACATCTTTCAACCGATTTCTACTGCTAAAACAACCTTAACTTTCAAGAGACAGAACTTGCCGTTAGCTCTCCCCGCAGGTGCTACCAATGATGGACAACCTTACcaaaccaacaagttctactCCAATTTGTTCCTCGGTCCACAAACCGATACAGTTTACGCCCAGCCATTCAATTTAGCTTTCGTAAAATCTGGTTACTACGGATTTGGAGTTCAGAGAACCATTGCCAGCAGAAGAGTGTTTGGAACTCAAAACACCAACAACCCCAGCTCAGCCTCGTACTACTTCAATCCGATACACTTGAACGAAATGATTGTATCCGCCACTGCCTTTACATCTGGTATCAAGATGCACGTTTCTGTCATGAGGGTAATGTCTGTAAATGTCAAGCTTTCCACGAATGGAGATATTTCTGCTAATTACGTAGAAATTCCCATTGTCCAAGGCATGGGTTTTGTCACTTCCATCTACCACGGAAATTTGATTCCTCAAATCAACTCTGGCGTTGGATTCAGTAAGCTTGCACAAGAATCGTCGTCCACTCTTAACAAAGCAAACTTGTTGCGTTATAGAGCCACGCTTTTCAACGGAGTGCAATATCTTATCTATGTGAAGATTCCAAGTGGCCAGTCTATTTCCAGTTTCAAGCTTTCTGTtagcaacaataataaGATTGTGGGTTCCAAAGCTATTAACGGTCTCATTATTCAGTATGCCATTGCAGCAACAGCTGCCCACAACACTTACTATGATGAAGCTGCCGGAATGTACCCAACTCAGTGTAATATCAAGGCCACTGGAAATGGAGGCACTTCTGCGGACTACCAATTCAACTATGTCACTCTGGGTAAGTCCATTTCTGGTAGGCCCGTAGTCTTCCTCTATCCCCATCATGTTGAATCATTGAAATCTGATACAAAATCATACAATACCGGTATGACTTTGACGTCTACAACCAAGGGAGATATGAAGGGCTAtgtcatcaacaacatcaacttgtcaGAAAAATTAAACACCAATGTCCAGTTCTTGCCTTGGACTCAAAGTGTAGGAAGCAAGGCCATAACATATACTGCTGCCCAATTAAAGACTAtagctgctgctgctaaCCTGGAGTTGTCTGTAGATATCAAGACCTTAGTGATGTCCCAGAACTCCAACTATTACTCTGGAAAGGTATTAGACAAATTTGCTTATATCTTATTTGTTGTAAATGATATCATCGGTGACCAGAAGTTAgccaagtcgttgttggcTACATTGAAAGATACATTCGCCCAGttcagaaacaacaagCAATACTATCCTTTGATGTACGATACCAGATACTTCGGTATTACATCCACCTGTAACAACAACGGTGACACTGGAGCCGACTTTGGTTCTGGCTACTACAATGACCATCACTTTCACTACGGCTACTTCATCCATGCAGCAGCCATAATCGGTTATGTCGACAAGAAATACGGCGGTACTTGGGCTAAAGATCAACAACCATGGGTTAATGCATTGGTTCGTGATGTTAGCAATCCATCTACTTCCGACCCCAACTTCCCGGTTTTCAGAATGTACGACTGGTTCTCTGGCCACTCATGGGCAGCAGGTTTATTCGCTTCTGGAGATGGTAAGAACGAAGAATCCAGTTCTGAAGACTACAACTTTGCCTACGGTCTTAAGTTGTGGGGCAAAGTTACTGGAAATAAACGTATGGAATCAACAGGCGATTTGATGTTGGCCGTACTGGCCAGAGCTATGAACAAATATATGCTTTACACCAGCACCAACAAAGTCGAACCTTCTCAGATACTAGGCAACAAGGTTAGTggaatcttctttgaaaacAAGATAGACTACACCACTTATTTCGGAAGCCCAGACAAGAATCCCGAATACGTACATGGAATTCACATGTTGCCTATCACGCCGGCATCGTCACTTATTCGTGGCCCGGCATATACAAAAGAGGAATGGAACAGCCAGAtatccaagttcttgagtAAAGTAAACAGTGGCTGGACAGGGATCTTACGTCTAAACCAGGCCCTTTTCGATCCAAAGAGTGCCTGGAACTTTTTCTCTGCGAGCTCGTTCAAGTCCAGCTGGTTGGACAATGGACAAAGTAGAACTTGGGCCTTGGCCTTCAGTGCTGGAGTTATGAATGCCTCTTCTTAG
- a CDS encoding predicted protein, which produces MALYPLPTNLKLIFFFDCVSATLWFCCLVRLLILLPLVGRRFLPGGIADFFHVVALLPLFGFFVVNSLGNRKLFLKDAWSLANGIRMAWICYGVIFAHPKIAKHTSYSILILSYCLSNFIHFSYLAFRTKTRSSPWLLFWLQYTHHYITFPLTMGAEMVLIFLSLAFVAEDSIYEVALKAVLLAYVPIGYLAFNYLGKRRKERYTQVMKKRIQARNSAANSTVPTAAVSTSGVAGVTESHELRELN; this is translated from the coding sequence ATGGCACTTTATCCACTTCCCACGAAtctcaagttgatctttttcttcGATTGCGTATCGGCAACATTATGGTTCTGTTGTCTTGTTCGCTTGCTAATCCTACTTCCACTCGTGGGTAGAAGATTTCTCCCTGGAGGAATTGCTGATTTCTTTCACGTAGTGGCACTTCTTCCGCTATTTGGATTCTTCGTAGTGAATTCATTGGGCAATAGGAAACTTTTCCTCAAAGATGCCTGGTCTTTGGCCAATGGTATTCGAATGGCATGGATCTGCTACGGTGTGATCTTTGCCCATCCTAAAATCGCTAAGCATACTTCGTACTCCATACTTATACTATCCTACTGTTTGTCTAACTTTATCCACTTCAGTTACCTTGCATTTAGAACcaaaacaagaagttcgCCTTGGTTACTTTTCTGGCTTCAGTATACCCATCATTACATAACTTTTCCACTCACCATGGGTGCGGAAATGGTGCTTATCTTCTTAAGTCTTGCTTTTGTTGCTGAGGACCTGATCTACGAAGTGGCACTCAAAGCTGTTCTTCTAGCGTATGTTCCTATTGGCTATCTAGCTTTTAACTACTTGGGAAAACGTAGAAAGGAAAGATATACGCAGGTcatgaagaaaagaatcCAAGCCAGGAACTCGGCTGCCAACTCCACAGTGCCGACTGCTGCTGTATCTACTTCTGGAGTTGCTGGTGTGACTGAGTCTCATGAGTTGAGAGAATTGAACTAA
- the SDH2 gene encoding succinate dehydrogenase subunit (go_function electron transporter activity~go_process electron transport) has protein sequence MFRSVLRFQQPTRAFVRGLATSAEKTSRIKSFQIYRWNPDTPEVAPTMQKYDIDLNDCGPMVLDAILKIKNEQDSTLTFRRSCREGICGSCAMNIGGRNTLACLCRIDTDTSKDLKIYPLPHMFVVRDLVPDLTHFYKQYKSIQPYLQRDTPPTDGRENLQSIEDRAKLDGLYECILCACCSTSCPSYWWNQQQYLGPAVLMQAYRWLIDSRDEASKIRREMLQNSMSLYRCHTIMNCSRTCPKGLNPGKAIAEIKKQLAFD, from the coding sequence ATGTTCAGATCTGTTTTGCGTTTCCAACAGCCAACCAGAGCTTTTGTGAGAGGTTTGGCTACTTCGGCTGaaaagacttcaagaatcAAGAGTTTCCAGATCTACAGATGGAATCCAGACACACCAGAAGTGGCTCCCACTATGCAGAAGTACGATATAGACTTGAACGACTGTGGTCCCATGGTTCTAGATGcgatcttgaagatcaagaacgaGCAGGATTCAACCTTGACGTTCAGAAGATCGTGTCGTGAAGGTATCTGTGGTTCGTGTGCCATGAACATTGGAGGCAGAAACACCTTGGCCTGTTTGTGTCGTATAGACACCGACACTTCGAAGGATTTGAAGATCTACCCATTGCCTCACATGTTTGTAGTGAGAGACTTGGTACCAGACTTGACCCACTTCTACAAGCAATACAAATCCATTCAGCCATATTTACAGAGAGACACACCTCCAACTGACGGTAGAGAGAACTTGCAGTCAATTGAAGACAGAGCTAAGTTGGATGGTTTGTACGAGTGTATCCTCTGTGCCTGTTGTTCTACTTCGTGTCCTTCTTACTGGTGGAACCAACAGCAATACTTGGGTCCAGCCGTGTTGATGCAGGCCTACAGATGGTTGATCGACTCCAGAGACGAAGCCTCCAAGATCAGAAGAGAAATGTTGCAGAACTCAATGTCGTTGTACAGATGCCACACCATCATGAACTGCTCGAGAACATGTCCTAAGGGCTTGAACCCGGGTAAGGCCATTGCCGAGATCAAGAAGCAGTTGGCTTTTGATTAG
- a CDS encoding mitochondrial 54S ribosomal protein YmL44, with amino-acid sequence MITKYFANVAVKFDPFSAGGRAARLFLARVPSSAKIDYKVLPKESTDKPEIKVTFKDKFVMEADPSEMNINDLRDHFNTHSRKLAIKDAISE; translated from the coding sequence ATGATAACGAAGTACTTTGCCAACGTAGCTGTGAAATTCGACCCCTTTTCAGCTGGTGGAAGAGCCGCCAGATTATTTCTTGCCAGAGTGCCTCTGTCAGCCAAAATCGATTACAAGGTCTTACCTAAGGAATCAACAGACAAACCTGAGATCAAAGTTACATTTAAGGACAAGTTCGTGATGGAAGCAGATCCTTCAGAAATGAACATTAATGATTTGAGAGACCACTTCAATACCCACTCTAGAAAGTTGGCCATCAAGGATGCCATTTCTGAGTAA
- the FDH1.2 gene encoding formate dehydrogenase-like protein (go_function oxidoreductase activity, acting on the CH-OH group of donors, NAD or NADP as acceptor~go_process L-serine biosynthesis~go_function oxidoreductase activity, acting on the CH-OH group of donors, NAD or NADP as acceptor~go_process L-serine biosynthesis) — MAKGKVLLVLYEGGSHAKEVPALLGCLENELGIRKFVEDNGYELVTTSDKDPEPTSQVDKELADAEIVITTPFFPAYITKTRIAKAPNLKIAITAGVGSDHVDLNAANERKITVTEVTGSNVVSVAEHVIMTILVLIRNFVPAHLQAIGDQWDIAGAAKQEYDLEDKVISTVGAGRIGFRVLERLIAFNPKKLYYYDYQELPAEAIQKLNDVSKILNGRDNIVERVESLEEMVSKSDVVTINCPLHEKSKGLFNKELISKMKKGSYLVNTARGAICIEQDVADAVNSGHIAGYGGDVWFPQPAPKTHPWRSMKNDFGGGNAMTPHVSGTSLDAQARYAAGVKDILKEYFAGTHNYRPQDVIVIDGDYATKAYGQRNKK; from the coding sequence ATGGCTAAAGGAAAGGTTTTGTTGGTTCTTTATGAAGGTGGCTCCCATGCCAAAGAAGTTCCAGCTTTGCTTGGATGTTTGGAAAACGAATTAGGAATTCGTAAGTTCGTGGAAGACAATGGTTATGAATTGGTAACTACATCCGATAAAGACCCAGAGCCAACCTCTCAAGTGGACAAGGAACTTGCTGATGCTGAAATCGTCATCACCACCCCTTTCTTCCCTGCCTACATCACCAAGACAAGAATTGCGAAGGCTCCTAACTTGAAGATTGCCATCACTGCTGGTGTTGGTTCTGACCACGTTGATCTTAACGCAGCCAACGAAAGAAAGATCACTGTCACTGAAGTCACTGGCTCTAATGTTGTTTCTGTAGCTGAACATGTGATCATGACAATCTTGGTTTTGATCAGAAATTTTGTTCCAGCTCATCTTCAGGCTATCGGAGATCAATGGGATATTGCCGGAGCAGCCAAACAAGAATATGACTTAGAAGATAAGGTGATTTCTACTGTTGGTGCTGGAAGAATCGGTTTCCGTGTCTTGGAAAGATTGATTGCTTTCAatccaaagaagttgtactACTACGACTACCAGGAATTACCAGCTGAAGCTattcagaagttgaacgatGTTTCCAAGATCCTCAATGGTAGAGACAACATTGTCGAAAGAGTTGaaagtcttgaagaaatggtttCGAAGTCTGATGTCGTCACCATTAACTGTCCATTGCATGAAAAGTCCAAGggcttgttcaacaaggaattgatttcaaagatgaagaagggATCTTATTTGGTGAACACTGCTAGAGGTGCTATCTGTATCGAGCAGGATGTTGCAGATGCTGTGAATTCAGGACATATTGCTGGTTATGGTGGTGATGTCTGGTTCCCACAACCTGCTCCAAAGACTCATCCTTGGAGatcaatgaagaatgaTTTTGGTGGAGGTAATGCAATGACTCCACATGTCTCCGGAACTTCTCTTGACGCTCAAGCTAGATATGCCGCCGGTGTCAAGGATATCTTAAAGGAATACTTCGCTGGAACCCACAATTACAGACCCCAAGATGTTATTGTCATTGACGGTGACTATGCCACTAAAGCATATGGacaaagaaacaaaaagtGA
- a CDS encoding predicted protein has protein sequence MRFFSIGIATFLLFSLVVASNWTPEDYEIFSLNDKIKKDLGSDITFYSWLGLENGPKATLKEISKAYRKKSRALHPDKYGSASQRFQRLSLVGNILRDQSLKKRYDYFLDKGFPKWRGTGYLYSKFRPGFLLTIAIVFVLVGGFHFVALRISRNQDFKRISEMKEQMKVQAWGGSQIPPTDGSDRKVINEANGRAFRVKNDGRVYLIDIDSNEDVMEIDEHSINRYPGFKDSLFFKVPAYLWNKSVAR, from the exons ATGAGATTCTTCTCTATCGGAATAGCgacatttcttcttttttcgCTTGTCGTGGCCTCCAACTGGACCCCAGAAGACTACGAAATCTTCTCTCTAAATGACAAAATTAAGAAAGATTTGGGTTCAGACATCACCTTCTATTCGTGGCTAGGTTTGGAAAATGGCCCCAAGGCTACACTCAAGGAGATCTCCAAGGCCTATAGAAAGAAGTCTAGAGCCTTGCATCCTGATAAATACGGCAGTGCTTCTC AACGATTCCAAAGATTGTCTCTTGTAGGAAACATTTTAAGAGACCaatcgttgaagaaaagatacgACTATTTCTTGGACAAGGGATTCCCCAAGTGGAGGGGAACTGGTTATTTATACTCAAAGTTCCGTCCAGGTTTTTTGCTTACTATTGCCATTGTCTTCGTCCTTGTAGGGGGATTCCATTTCGTAGCACtcagaatcagtagaaatCAGGATTTCAAGAGAATTTCAGAAATGAAGGAGCAAATGAAGGTCCAGGCTTGGGGTGGATCACAGATTCCACCAACTGACGGAAGCGACAGAAAGGTCATCAACGAAGCCAATGGTAGAGCTTTCAGAGTTAAAAATGATGGAAGAGTGTATTTGATTGACATTGATTCCAACGAAGATGTGATGGAAATCGATGAACACTCCATCAACCGCTATCCTGGCTTCAAAGATTCTTTGTTCTTTAAAGTTCCTGCGTACTTGTGGAATAAGTCGGTTGCAAGA
- a CDS encoding predicted protein: protein MNSIALSIIEKLTTSYLRGLETKDQDSSLKRNKEDVHLAKYLAKDSVIFDQSPSELLYFSLIKEKEKSEILFEDKSALKQVNVPLEQSKKVANKQKQGKKKKNSKNHEKDVSQLIGGSLSYGYEQFSPPKQEEIYSLENMLRAIEYLVREKGKPLEDFKMLSLRRNLHLLMTIPISKQTTSFNLIYWNGLIFLSYDWKSSEKSKETRKENASDKRADNLRLLQYTGFAFERLITSSPASVSFDDNSITSFYSLVSHKVGEIPIHFTAEIDACKDITKDGLSNYIELKARAIPSGPKGRANSSFQRKLLSAYCQNKLIGSQNLVIGFRSPELKVSSIKRYETNELNGIINKEPVYFTENSTLNCSKMVKWYKLVISWITEHNQITTVDHDASVPLAYRLEFTLKDKVMESCLEINPVEEQDVQSLIKELIPPWFQKFMNENKNKKRNDYR, encoded by the coding sequence ATGAACTCAATAGCCTTGTCTATAATCGAGAAGCTAACGACAAGCTACTTAAGAGGATTAGAGACAAAGGATCAAGATTCGTCATTaaaaagaaacaaagaagatgtcCATCTAGCCAAATATCTTGCAAAGGATTCCGTCATATTCGACCAACTGCCATCTGAATTACTTTACTTCAGCTTaataaaagaaaaagaaaaatcgGAAATACTCTTCGAAGATAAGAGTGCCTTGAAACAGGTGAATGTTCCATTGGAACAGTCGAAGAAAGTCGCAAATAAACAAAAAcaaggaaagaaaaagaagaatagtAAAAATCATGAAAAGGATGTAAGCCAGTTGATTGGAGGAAGTTTGAGTTATGGGTACGAACAATTTAGCCCTCCCAAGCAAGAGGAAATATATCTGTTGGAAAATATGCTTCGAGCTATTGAATATCTCGTGAGAGAAAAAGGCAAACCATTGGAAGATTTCAAAATGCTTTCCCTAAGAAGAAATTTACATTTATTAATGACTATTCCCATTTCAAAGCAAACAACCAGCTTTAATCTTATCTACTGGAACGGTCTCATATTCCTTTCATATGATTGGAAATCATCTgagaaatcaaaagaaaccagaaaagaaaatgcCAGCGATAAGAGAGCCGATAACTTAAGACTTCTTCAGTATACTGGATTTGCATTTGAGAGGCTCATCACATCATCACCGGCACTGGTGAGTTTCGATGATAATAGTATCACTTCTTTCTACAGCTTGGTCAGCCACAAAGTGGGTGAAATTCCTATCCATTTTACAGCAGAGATAGATGCATGCAAGGATATTACAAAGGACGGACTCTCCAACTACATTGAATTGAAGGCTAGAGCAATCCCTTCCGGTCCCAAAGGGAGAGCCAATAGCTCCTTTCAAAGGAAGCTACTTTCAGCTTATTGTCAAAACAAGCTAATTGGAAGCCAGAATCTTGTAATAGGATTCCGTTCTCCAGAATTGAAGGTATCGTCTATTAAAAGATATGAGACTAATGAGCTTAACGGCATTATCAATAAAGAACCAGTCTATTTTACAGAAAATTCGACTCTAAACTGCTCCAAAATGGTGAAATGGTACAAACTTGTGATATCATGGATTACGGAACATAACCAAATAACTACTGTAGACCACGATGCCTCAGTTCCATTGGCATATAGACTAGAATTCACTTTGAAAGACAAAGTGATGGAATCGTGCTTGGAAATTAACCCTGTTGAAGAGCAAGACGTCCAGAGTTTGatcaaagaattgattcCACCATGGTTTCAGAAGTTTATGAATGAGAATAAGAATAAGAAACGAAATGACTACAGATAG
- the FDH1.1 gene encoding formate dehydrogenase-like protein (protein with similarity to formate dehydrogenases~go_function oxidoreductase activity, acting on the CH-OH group of donors, NAD or NADP as acceptor~go_process L-serine biosynthesis) has product MSKGKVLLVLYQGGEHARQEKKLLGCAENELGIRKFVEDNGYELVTTSNKDPEPNSVLDKELADAEIVITTPFFPGYITKTRIAKAPKLKIAITAGVGSDHVDLNAANERKITVAEVTGSNVQSVAEHVLMTMLVLVRNFVPGHQQAISGQWDIAGAAKQEFDMEDKVFSTVGAGRIGYRVLERLIAFNPKKLYYYDYQDLPVEAVQKLNEVSKILNGRDNIVERVESLEEMVSKSDVVTINCPLHEKSKGLFNKELISKMKKGSYLVNTARGAICVAEDVAAALESGHLAGYGGDVWNQQPAPADHPWRSMTNPYGYGNAMTPHVSGTSLDAQARYSEGVKNILKEYFSGRENYRPQDVIVIDGDYATKSYGQRNLIA; this is encoded by the coding sequence ATGTCCAAAGGTAAGGTTTTGTTGGTTCTCTACCAAGGTGGCGAACATGCcagacaagaaaagaagttattAGGTTGCGCCGAAAACGAATTAGGAATTCGTAAGTTTGTCGAAGACAACGGTTATGAATTGGTGACCACCTCGAACAAGGACCCAGAACCAAACTCGGTTCTTGACAAGGAACTTGCTGACGCCGAAATCGTCATCACCACTCCTTTCTTCCCTGGTTACATTACCAAAACCAGAATTGCAAAGGCtccaaagttgaagattgcCATCACTGCTGGTGTTGGTTCTGACCACGTTGATCTTAACGCAGCCAACGAAAGAAAGATCACTGTTGCTGAAGTCACCGGTTCCAACGTGCAATCTGTTGCTGAACATGTTCTCATGACCATGTTGGTTTTGGTAAGAAATTTCGTCCCAGGCCATCAACAAGCCATTTCTGGTCAGTGGGATATTGCTGGCGCTGCAAAGCAAGAATTCGACATGGAAGACAAAGTCTTCTCAACAGTTGGCGCTGGTAGAATTGGTTACCGTGTCTTGGAAAGATTGATTGCATTTAACcccaagaagttgtactaCTACGACTACCAAGACTTGCCAGTTGAAGCAgttcagaagttgaacgaagTTTCCAAGATCCTCAATGGTAGAGACAACATTGTCGAAAGAGTTGaaagtcttgaagaaatggtttCGAAGTCTGATGTCGTCACCATTAACTGTCCATTGCATGAAAAGTCCAAGggcttgttcaacaaggaattgatttcaaagatgaagaagggATCTTATTTGGTCAACACTGCTAGAGGTGCCATCTGTGTTGCAGAAGATGTAGCTGCCGCACTTGAATCTGGTCACTTGGCTGGCTACGGTGGTGATGTCTGGAACCAACAGCCTGCTCCTGCTGACCATCCATGGAGATCTATGACTAATCCATATGGCTACGGTAATGCCATGACACCACATGTCTCTGGTACCTCTCTTGATGCCCAGGCAAGATATTCCGAAGGAGTCAAAAACATCTTGAAAGAGTACTTCTCTGGAAGAGAGAACTACAGACCTCAAGATGTAATTGTCATCGACGGTGATTATGCTACCAAATCCTATGGTCAAAGAAATTTAATCGCCTGA